The Synechococcus sp. M16.1 genome includes the window ATCGTGCTGGTGCGCCGTGCGCGGGATGGGGAACGACAGTTTCAGGGCTTTGACGGAGATCAGGGGGCCGGCTTTGCCGACCAGGCGTTGGAGCCAGTTGCCCTACCCCCGGCCCGATGGTTGTTGATTGGCACGCTTCCGTTGGCAGCACCAACGTCGGCTTCGACGTTGTTGTCGGCCGTGCGCCAGGCCAGCAGCCAAGGCACGGCGATTGCCCTTGATGTGAACTGGCGCCCCACGTTCTGGGATGCCAGCGTTGATCCCGCGGCGGGTCCGTCGGCTGCGGCGAAGGCTGCGATTCAACCGCTCCTGGACCAGGCGGCCCTGATCAAGCTGGCGCGGGAGGAAGCGCTCTGGTTGTTCAACAGCGACGATCCCGGCGCGATCCAGCAGGCCTTGCCCCAGCGGCCCGATGTGGTGGTCACCGATGGGGCGGCCCCGGTGCGCTGGCAATTGGGGGCTGATTGCGGTCAGCAGGTCGCCTTTCAGCCCCCCAGTGTCGTCGACACCACCGGTGCCGGTGATGCCTTCACGGCCGGGCTGTTGCACCGCTGGGCCGCCGCGCCCCAGGAGCGCATTCGCTTTGCGGCTGCCTGTGGTGCTCTGGTCTGCGGCGGGGCCGGTGGCATTGATCCCCAGCCCACGCAGGCTCAGGTGGAGGCCTTTCTGGGAGAGGTGAGCTGAGCGAGCCGCCCTTCGTCTTGATGGCGAAGCTCCAGGTGCCAGGCCTCGGCCAGATCGAGCCCCAGCCGTTCCGGCCACTCCACGGCCATCAACGCCCCGGTGGCGCTGGCCTCCTCCTCCTCCTGAAGAAACAGTTCATCGGCAGAGGCCGGTTGCTCCAGGCGATAGAGATCAAGGTGCACCAGCTGTGGTTCCCCCTGGGGGTAGTGCTGGGCCAGGGCAAAAGTGGGGCTGGTGATCGCCTCGCTGATCCCGAGGCCCTCGGCCAGGCCCTGCACCAATGATGTTTTGCCGGCGCCAAGGGGCCCGCTCAACAGGAGAATTGCTCCCGTTGGAAGCTCGCGCGCCAGCAATCGGCCCAGGGCCCGGGTGGTCTCAAGGGTCTCAAGAGCCCAGACATGCCCTGTAGAGTCCGACTCAAGCGAGCCCGAAGCCTCGGCGTCTCTGCAGAGATTCAACTCCACGATTCATTAGGGAGCACCGAAACCATGGTGGCAGCGCCCACGTCCCCGGCTGAGCTGAAGCTCGGCGTTGATTGCGTTATTGCCGATATCAATCAGGCCGATTTCGGCCGCAAGGAACTCGACATTGCCGAGACCGAGATGCCCGGTCTGATGGCGCTGCGGGAGAAGTACGGCAGCGAGAAGCCCCTCAAGGGCGCCCGCATCGCCGGCTCCCTGCACATGACGATTCAGACCGCGGTTCTGATCGAGACCCTGGTGGAGCTCGGGGCTGAGGTGCGCTGGGCCTCCTGCAACATCTTCTCCACCCAGGATCACGCTGCTGCGGCCATTGCCGCCCAGGGCATTCCGGTCTTCGCCGTTAAAGGCGAGACCCTCGAGGAGTACTGGGACTACACCCACCGCATCCTCGAGTGGGGTGACGGCGGTTCTCCCAACATGATCCTGGACGATGGTGGCGATGCCACCGGTCTGGTGATGCTGGGCAGCAAGGCCGAGCAGGACATCACCGTTCTGGACAACCCCGGCAACGAAGAGGAGACCTTCCTGTTCGCTTCGATCAAGAAGAAGCTGGCCCAGGACCCCAGCTTCTATTCGCGCACCAAGGCTCAGATTCAGGGCGTGACCGAGGAGACCACCACAGGTGTGGCACGTCTGTACAAGATGCAGAAGAGCGGTGAGCTGCCCTTCCCCGCCATCAACGTCAACGACTCGGTCACCAAGAGCAAGTTCGACAACCTCTACGGCTGCCGCGAGTCACTGGTGGACAGCATCAAGCGCGCCACCGATGTGATGGTGGCGGGCAAGCAGGCCCTGGTGATCGGCTACGGCGATGTGGGCAAGGGTTCCGCCCAGTCCCTGCGCGGCCTCGGTGCCACCGTCTGCATTGCGGAAGTGGATCCCATCTGCGCGCTGCAGGCGGCCATGGAGGGCTACCGCGTCGTGCGTCTTGAGGACGTGGTCGAAGACATGGACATCTTCGTCACCGCCACCGGCAACTACCAGGTGATCCGCAACGAGCACCTGGTGAAGATGAAGGACGAGGCCATTGTCTGCAACATCGGCCACTTCGACAACGAGATTGATGTCGCCTCCCTCAAGGAGTACGCGTGGGAGAACATCAAGCCGCAGGTGGATCACATCACCCTGCCCAGCGGCAACAAGATCATCCTGCTGGCGGAAGGCCGCCTGGTGAATCTGGGCTGCGCCACCGGCCACCCCAGCTTTGTGATGAGCAACTCCTTCACCAACCAGGTGCTGGCTCAGATCGAGCTGTTCACCAAGGGCGATGAGTACGCCAAGGAGGTGTACGTGCTGCCCAAGCATCTCGATGAGATGGTGGCTCGCCTGCACCTCGGTCGCATCGGGGCCAAGCTCACCGAGCTCAGCAAAGACCAGGCCGACTACATCAATGTGCCCGTGGAAGGTCCCTACAAGCCCGACCACTACCGCTACTGATCACGATCCAGCGGATCGGAACCTGATCCTTACGGCCCCATGGAAGACTTGCGCGATCAAGCGCAGTCTCCATGGGGCTTTCCGATCTGATCACACAACTGCCGGAGTTGATCGGCCAGGCGGTTGAGGCGAATCAGTGGCTGGGTTACACCGCGATCTTCGCGGCGATGTTTCTTGAGAATCTGTTCCCGCCGATTCCGTCTGAGCTGATCATGCCCCTCGGGGGCTTTTATGTGCAGCAGGGTCAGCTGGATCTGGTGCCTGTGGTGCTGGCCGGTTTGCTGGGCACGGTGCTTGGTGCCCTGCCCTGGTACGGGGTCGGTCGCTTGATCAACGAGGAACGGATCGAAGCCTGGTTGCAACGTCACGGTCGCTGGATCGGCATCAGTGCCGATGAGTTGGCCCGCAGCCGCCGCTGGTTCAGCCGTTACGGCACCGCCCTGGTGTTCTGGGGGCGTTTGGTGCCTGGCATTCGCACGCTGATCTCGGTCCCGGCGGGCATTGAAATGATGCCGATGGCGCCGTTTCTGCTCTGGACCACCGCTGGCAGCCTGATCTGGACGGCCCTGCTCACCGTGGCCGGCATGGTTCTCGGAGAGGGCTACAGCAACGTTGAGCTCTGGATTGACCCGGTCTCCAAGGCTGTGAAGGTGTTGCTGGTGGTGTCGCTGCTGGCGGGCGCGATCTGGTTGGTTCTGCGCATCTGGCGCCGGCGTCAGTCGTCCGACTGATCACCGGCGCGAGGGTTTCCCTGGGGGAGAGGATCAGAAGGGGATGTCCTCATCGGAGGCCTGGCCGCCAAAGCTGCCTGCGGCCTCCTGGTTGTCCCGTTTGGAGCCGAGCAGTTCGAGCCGATCCACACGGACCACGGGCTTGCTGCGCTCTTCGCCGCTGGCACGGTCGGTCCAGCGGTCCAGCTTGAAGCTGCCGATGATGCCGAGCAAGGAGCCCTTCTTCACGTAATCCGCAGCAACCTGGGCCTGCTTGCCCCAGATCTCGAGGTTGAACCAGTCGGGTTCATCGTCGCGGCTGCGACGGTTCACCGCCATGGTGAGGTTGGCCACCATGCTGCCGGACTCGAAGTAACGCACTTCGGGATCGCGGCCGGCACGGCCGACGAGGGTGACGGAATTAACGCCCATAGACAATTCATCTCCTGAATTTGGATTCATGATGCGGCACCGGTTGGGTGACTGCTTTTAAGGAGTTCCACCCAAGCCGCTGGGTGTAACAGGCAACCGCTGAGAACGCCCCTATGATCCGGCGGTCTTAATTGCGGTGTCTGTGTTCTTTCGTCGTTTCCAGCTGTCGCGCGACATCGGCATCGACCTGGGCACCGCCAACACCCTGATCTACGTTTCCGGCCGGGGAATCGTGCTGCAGGAGCCATCAGTGGTGGCTCTTGATCTCGAGCGTGGCACCACCATGGCTGTGGGCGATGAAGCCAAATTGATGCTCGGCCGCACGCCTGGAAACATCCGGGCCGTTCGTCCGCTGCGTGATGGGGTGATCGCGGATTTCGATGCCGCTGAGCAAATGCTCAAAACCTTCATCACCAAGGGCAATGAGGGCCGCGGCATCATGGCCCCACGTCTGGTGGTGGGCATCCCCAGTGGCGTGACGGGTGTGGAGCGTCGCGCCGTCCGTGAAGCCGGGATGGCTGGGGCGCGCGAGGTTCACCTGATTGATGAGCCGGTGGCAGCTGCCATCGGTGCTGGCCTTCCGGTCACTGAGCCTGTTGGGACGATGATTGTTGATATCGGCGGCGGCACTACTGAGGTGGCGGTGTTGAGCCTGGGCGGAACGGTGCTGAGTGAATCCGTCCGCGTTGCCGGCGATGAGATCAGCGACTCCATCAGCGTCTACCTCAAAAAGGTGCACAACATGGTGGTGGGTGAGCGCACGGCCGAGGAAATCAAGATCCGCATCGGCTCCGCCTTCCCCGACGACGAGTTCGATCAGCAGTCCATGGATGTGCGGGGTCTCCACCTGCTCTCCGGTTTGCCGCGCACCATCAATCTCAAGGCCGGTGATCTGCGGGAAGCCATCGCCGAACCGCTCAATGTGATTGTGGAAGCGGTGAAGCGCACCCTGGAGCGCACACCCCCTGAGCTGGCGGCCGACATCGTGGATCGCGGCATCATGCTGGCTGGCGGTGGTGCGTTGGTGCGGGGCATCAGCGACCTGATCAGCCATGAGACCGGCATCTTTGTGCACATCGCCGAAGACCCACTGCTCTGCGTGGTGAACGGATGTGGTCAGGTGCTGGAGGATTGGAAACGCCTGCAGCGGGTGGTCGACACCCCCGAATTCGTCCGCGCTGCGGCAGGCGTCTGAAGTCATGGCCCCGACGCTCCGTCCCGGCAAGAGCCGCTGGCGCGGATTGGGGCAACTCACCCCCTGGCTGCTGCTTGTGGCCGGGCTGTTGATGGTGCGTCTGAGCAAGGGCGCTGGTTTCAGCGATGCCTATGCCCTGCTCAGCCGTCCGTTCTGGCCTGGGTCTGCCCAGCGGGAATGGGTCATGGCTGCAGCGGATTTGGAGGAGCGCTCTCGCCTGCAGCTGCTGGAAGAGGACAACCGGCGCTTGCGCACTCTGCTGGAGCTCAAGCAACAAGGATCAGCGCAAGGAAAAGTCTCGGCTGCAGTGATCTCCCGCTCGCCGCGGGGATGGTGGCAGCAATTGCAACTGGGCAAGGGCTCGCTGCAGGGCATCGGTCGGAGCGATGCGGTTCTTGGCCCCGGCGGTTTGGTGGGTCGCATCGACAGTGTCACCCCCGCCACGGCGCGGGTGAAGTTGCTCACCGCCCCGGGCCATGAGATCGGCGTCTGGCTGCCCCGCAGCCGCCGTCATGGGTTGCTGGTGGGCCGCGGCAACAGCCGTCTGTCGCTTCGTTTCATCGACAAGGACCCCAACGTGCGGCCAGGGGATCTTGTGGCCACGTCCCCGGCCAGCACCCTGTTGCCCCCCAACGTGCCGGTGGGGGTGATCCAGTCGGTGGACGAACAGGCTGTTCCTGCACCGGTCGCTGTGGTGCAGTTGATCGCAGCACCGGAGGCGATCGACTGGGTGCAAGTGCAGACCCGTTGAGATGAACCACTGAAATGACGCGTCTGCACCGCCAACCGATCTGTGTGGCCTCAGCCTTGGTGGTGCCGTTTCTCGCCCTGGCGTCGCCGCCTTGGTTGGCCATCGATGGGGTTGGGCCTGCCTGGGCCGTTCTCTGGCTGTTGCCCTGGGCTCTCGTGGATGGTCCGTTGTCGGGGGCGTTGTCGGGTGTGGCGTTGGGGCTGGTGCTGGATGGTCTCAATCTGGGCGGTGTCAGTCAGGTGCCGGCGTTGCTGTTGCTGGGCTGGTGGTGGGGACGGCTGGGGCGGCGTGCAGCGCCGATCCAGCGCAGCCTGAATCTGGGCTTGTTGGCCTGGCTCGGGTCCGTGGGTCTTGGTTTGTCGTTGATCCTTCAGCTCTGGTGGCGTCAAGGAGGAGTGTTGGATCCCCTCACCCAGAGCTGGGGCCTGCAGACCCTCTGGTGCCAGGCCCTGGTGACGGGTTTGCTGGCGCCGGTGTTGGTGTCGTTGCAGTTGCTGCTCTGGCGCAGGAGGGTTCCCTCATGAGGCTGACGCGTCGGGATCTGCTGCTGGGGACAGCGGCGATGGGACTGGCGGCTTGCGGCCCGAGGACCCCACAGACCAGGGCCCTGGAGTTGTGGACCCTGCAATTGGCTCCCAAGTTCAACCCCTATTTCGCCGATGTTCTGGGGGCCTGGGGCGGCGTCCATCCCGATGCGCCTGTGCGCTGGACGGATCTTCCCTGGGGGTCCGTGGAACGCAAGTTGTTGGCGGCGGTGTTTGCGCGCACGGCCCCGGATGTGGTGAACCTCAATCCGCCCTTCGCGGCCAATCTGGCCAGCAAGGGGGGACTGGCTGACTTGACCCCGCTGCTGCCGGCTGCTGCCGCTGGCCGTTATCTGCCCTCGGTGTGGCAGGCCTGCCGTGACCCCGATGCCGGGCAGATCGCTGTGCCCTGGTACCTCACGGTGCGGCTGAGCCTGGTGAACCGGGCGCTGTTGGATCAAGCCGGCATTGCTGCTCCGCCCAGCCGCTGGGAGCAGGTGCCGGCCTTCGCCCGTCGGATCCGCGAGCGCACGGGTCGTTATGGCTTGTTTCTCACCACCGTTCCGGACGACTCGGCCGAGCTCCTGGAAACCCTGGTGCAGATGGGAGTGACCCTGCTGGATTCCCAACGCAGGGCCGCCTTCGACAGCCCTGCGGGGTTCCGGGCCTTTCGTTTCTGGAGTGATCTCTACCGGGAGGGGTTGTTGCCCCGGGAGGTGGTGAGTCAGGGGCAACGTCGGGCGATCGAGTTGTTCCAGAGCGGTGATCTGGCCCTGGCGGCCACGGGGGCGGAATTCCTGCGCAGCATTCAGACCAATGCGCCCGGGGTGGCCGCGGTGACAGAGCCCCATGCCCCAGTGACCGGTGCCGATGGCACAGCCAATGTGGCTCTGATGACGTTGGCAGTGCCGCGTCAGAGCCAGCGCGCCCAGAAGGCTGTGGATCTTGCGCTGTTCCTGACCAATGCTGATCAACAGGCGCGCTTCGCGGCTGAGGCCCGGGTGTTGCCGTCGTCGTTGGAGGCCTTGGCCCGGGTGCGCGCTGAATTGGAGGATCAGGCGCCTGCCACGGCCGAGGAGCGTCAGATTCGCCAGGCCCGTTTGTTGTCGGCCAGCACGTTGGAACGAGCCAGGGTGTTGGTGCCGGCGCTGCCGGGGATCAAGCGCCTGCAGAAGATCATCTACACCCAGATGCAGCGGGCGATGTTGGCCCAGGTCAGCCCTGAGCAGGCCCTAACAGCGGCGGCATCGGAATGGAACCGTTACGCCCGTTCGCGCTGGCCTGAGGGCGCCGGCAATTCTTAAAACAATCGGTAAACCGGCTGCGCGCCAGGGTGTTTGCGTCGGTGTCCAGGCCCTGACCAGTAAGGTTGCAGCTCGTTAAGGGTTTGATTCGGATGACGGGCGACCTGCCCTCACAACCGAAAGCGACCATCCTTGTCGTTGATGACGAGGCTGCAGTCCGGCGCGTCTTGGTGATGCGCCTGCAGCTCTCGGGTTACCGCGTCATCTGTGCTGAGGACGGTGAACAGGCCCTGGAGATGTTCCACAACGAGTCCCCCGACCTGGTGGTGCTCGATGTGATGCTGCCCAAGCTGGATGGCTTTGCCGTCTGCCGCCGCTTGCGGGCTGAACCTGCGTGCCGATCATTTTCCTCTCCGCGGTTGAAGCGATCTCGGAGCGGGTGGCTGGCCTGGATCTGGGTGCCGACGACTACCTGCCCAAGCCCTTCAGCCCCAAGGAACTCGAGGCACGCATTGCCACGATTCTGCGCCGGGTGGGCCGGGGCAATGCGGTTGTTGAAAGCCGCGAACTGCCCACAGGACAGGGTGTTTTGCGTTTGGGCGATTTGGTGGTGGACACCAACCGACGCCAGGTCACCCGTGGATCGGAGCGCATCAACCTCACTTATACGGAGTTCAGCCTGCTGGAGTTGCTGTTCCGCGATCCCGGCCATGTGGTGCCACGGGCTGAAATCCTCGAGCAGCTCTGGGGTTATCCCCCTCGCCGTGCAGCCGATCTGCGCGTGGTGGATGTCTACGTGGCGCGTTTGCGAGGAAAACTGGAGCCTGACCCTCGCAATCCCGAGCTGATCCTCACGGTGCGCGGCATTGGTTACGCCTCCCAGCGCATGGGCGAAGCCTCCGCTGCCGGTTGACCAACCCGCGGGCGGGCAGGATGGCGCCCGACTGACCTGCTGCTGTGTCTGAGCTACGCGACACCCGTCTGGAAAAAGCCAAGACCTTGGAAGAGCTGGGGCAGGGCCCCTATGCCCTCACCTTCAGTCCCAGCCATCGCATGGCTGAGCTGCAGGAGACCCATGCCGATCTGCCCAAGGGGGAAGAGCGGGACGTCAGCGTTTCCGTGGCGGGACGGGTGATGACCCGCCGGGTGATGGGAAAGCTGGCCTTTTTCACCCTGGCGGATGAGACGGGCTCCATTCAGCTGTTCCTGGAGAAGGCGGGTCTCGAGGCCCAGCAGGAGGGCTGGTTCAAACAGATCACCACGCTGGTGGACAGTGGCGACTGGCTTGGGGTGAGCGGCACCCTGCGTCGCACCGACCGTGGCGAGCTGTCGGTGAAAGTGAGCGATTGGCGCATGCTCACCAAGGCGCTGCAGCCCCTTCCCGACAAGTGGCATGGTCTGGCCGACGTGGAGAAGCGCTACCGCCAGCGCTATCTGGATCTGGTGGTCTCCCCCGACAGCCGTGAGACCTTTCGTCGCCGCGCTCGCCTGGTGAGCGGCATTCGCCGCTGGCTCGATCAGCGTGATTTTCTCGAGATCGAGACCCCCGTGCTGCAGAGCGAACCCGGTGGTGCAGATGCTCGGCCGTTCGAGACCCACCACAACGCTCTCGACCTGCCCCTCACCCTGCGGATTGCGACGGAACTGCACCTGAAGCGCCTGGTGGTGGGTGGCTTTGAGCGGGTGTATGAGCTTGGCCGGATCTTCCGAAATGAAGGGGTCAGCACCCGCCACAACCCCGAGTTCACCTCGGTGGAGATTTATCAGGCCTACAGCGATTACCTCGGGATGATGGAGCTCACCGAGCAGATGGTCAGCGCGGTGTGCCAGGAGGTCTGCGGAATGACCACCATCACCTATCAGGGCACCGAGATCGATCTGGCTCCGCCGTGGCGGCGCGCCACCATGCATGAGCTTGTGCAGGACGCGACGGGGCTTGATTTCAACAGCTTCAGCAGCCGCGAGGAGGCGGCTGCGGCGATGACCGCCAAGTGCATGCATGCGCCTGAGCTGGCGGACTCGGTGGGCCGTCTGCTCAACGAAGCCTTTGAGCAAGCGGTGGAGACAACCCTGATTCAGCCCACCTTTGTTACCGATTACCCGGTGGAGATTTCGCCCCTGGCCCGGCCCCATCGGAGCAAGCCCGGCTTGGTGGAACGCTTTGAGTTGTTCATCGTCGGCCGTGAGCACGCCAATGCCTTCAGTGAGCTCACCGATCCCGTGGATCAACGCCAGCGCCTTGAGGCTCAGCAGGCGCGCAAGGCGGCGGGTGATTTGGAGGCCCAGGGGTTGGACGAGGATTTCGTCACGGCCCTGGAGGTGGGCATGCCCCCCACCGGAGGTCTGGGGATCGGCATCGACCGGCTGGTGATGCTGCTCACCGACAGCCCTTCGATTCGGGACGTGATCGCCTTCCCGCTGCTGCGGCCGGAGTCTCGCAAGGGAGAACCACCCTCAGTGGAATAATGGGAGGAGTGGCATGGTCCTATCCCCATGAGTGGAGAACGCGTCGGATTTCGCTTCAAGCACGCTGATGCCGTGGTCAAGCGGAATCCCCAGGGCCGTTCCCGCCGGGGATGGGTGATGGAGCCGGTGGAGCAGACCACCAGCCGTGGCACCAAGATGCCTGCTTACCGCATCCGCTGGCGCGACAGTGAGCGCCCGGAAATCGTGCTGCAGCACATGCTGATCGCCGATCCGGATCCCACACCTCCGCCCGAGGGTGTGAGCCTCGAGCCCCCTGCTCCCAAGGCCTGATCTAACTCAGCCCAGCGTTACGGCGCAGCTGCTCAAGCTCCTGTTCCGCTTCAAACAACGCCCAGTCCTTCTCCAGTGTTGAGGGGCTGGGCGTTTGCTTTTGCTGTTGAAGCTCCTGCAATTGCCGCTCCACCTCGTTGAAGCGGCGTCCCAGATCCTCTAGGTCAGCCCAGAGGGCGCGGCCCTGGTTCATCAGGCTGGTGAGATGTTGTTCGGCGCGTCCGGCCAGATCGGCTGCGCCGGCTGCCCTGGCCCGCTCCACCCGACTGCGCCAGGCCCGCACGTCCTCGGCCAGCCTCAGCAGCTGCTGGCGTTGCTGCTTCGCCTCGCCCTGCAGTTGCTGGCGTTGCCGTTGCAGGGCTGCGGCCCGATCCTTCAGGTGCTGTTCGCTGAACAGGTGCTCCTGAACGGGGTTGTTGCGCAGAAAGGCGGAGAGCCGGGCATCCAGCTCCCGCTCCAGCTGCTCTAGCCAGCTGCTCATGCTTCGCCTGGGGTGGTGATCACCGGTTTTTCGATCTCTTTCTCCAGGGGCTCGATTGCGGCGGTTTTGGAGTTGAGGATCATCTGGGTGAGTTGCGCTGCTTTCACTTCTCCCACTTCACCTTCCAGTTCCCCCAGGCGATCAAAGGCCGCCATGTAGACGGCTTCCAGGTCTTGGATCAGCTGCTCACGCTGCCGTTTGATCGCCTGACGCCGTTCGTCTGATTTCATGCCGTCAGAGCTCCTGGGCGCAATCTCTGCGCTCAGTTTGCCGGCAAAAGCAGATGCAGAGCGACCTGATGGTGTGGATCGGTCCAGCGGCGTTGGATCCGCCAGCCCTTTGCGGACCCTAGGGGGTGCAGCAAACCATCGGTACCATCAGCCTTCCATTTATTTGCGCTCGTGCCTGAGCCCACAACGTCACTGCGAACAAGCCGTGCGGAAGCTCGCGTGCAGGGAGCGGAGGGTCGTCTCTGGCCCGTGGTGATCGCTCTGGGGCTTTTGGCGCTGGTGGGCTCCGCCATTGGATGGTTCCTGCTTCCCCGCAGTTCACCTGTCGATACTGCGCCTGATCGTGAGGTTCAGCAGCCTGCCGTCAGCCTGCCGTCGGCGGAGCTGGATCAACGCCAGCAATTGCTCAGCCGGCTGCGGGCGCTTCAAGTGGATCGCGGCTGGTTTGTCGAACTTGTGGATGCCAGCCAGCTCAGCACGGAGCCGCAGCAGGATGCGCCGTACCGAAGGGTCTGGACCGAGCTGGCCGAGCAATGGCTGGCTCGGATTGCTTTGCTGCCGCCGGCGATTCGGGACCAGTTGGGCCGTCTGAAGGCAGCGGATTGGCAGCAGCAGCGTGAGGCACTGCTGAAACAGGGCGTTCATCCGCGGGTCATGGAGCATCTGGTGAGTGCTGGAGCCCAGGATCTGCTGCCGCTCGCCATGCGTGGCCGGAAACCCGCCAACCCCTTTCTTCAGCTCTGGATTGCAGCGGCGATTCAGAGCCTTGATGACGTTGAGATCATGCGTCTCAAAGCGCGCCCGCTCGAACACGCCATCACGTCGTTGCCTATCCCTGCCGGTGGCGCGCGTTTGGTGCTGGTGGAGGCTTCAGCAGGTGATGCCGTGGTCCTGGGCATCAACGGCACACCGCTGATGCAGATGATGGTTTTCGGCGTCAATGGGCAGGTGGAGGAGGAGCGTGGTCCGCTGCGGGTGACTCGGATTGCTCCGCAAGCGGGCTCGCCGCTGCAGGTGCTGGTCACCAACGACGGGGTCTCTTCGAGTCTGTTCTCCCTGTCCTGTCGGGCGAATCCGCTTGATCAATAGCGCTCCATCGCTGCTTTCACGTCCTTCTTGGATTGCTTTTCCTTTTCGGCGGCGCGCTTGTCGTGCAACTTGCGCCCTTTGCCCAGCCCGATGGTGAGCTTGATCCAGGACCCCTTGAGGTGAATGTTGAGGGGGATCAGCGTCAGGCCTTTCTGATCCACCAAACCACGCAGCTTGTCGATCTCCCGGCGATGGGCCAGCAGTTTGCGGGTGCGCAGTGGGTCGTGGTTGAAGTAACTGCCGGCGTGGGTGTGGGGTGAGATATGCACGTTGTGCAACTGCAGCTCTCCATTGCGGATCAGGCAGAAGCCATCGCGCAGGTTGGCCTTGCCGTTGCGGATCGACTTCACCTCGGTGCCCACCAGCTCGATGCCGGTTTCGAGGGTTTCCAGAATTTCGTACTGATGCCGTGCCTGCCGGTTGTCCGCCAGCATCCGATTGGCGGCGGCCCGTGCCGCGGCTGCGGCTGCTTTTTTCGCTCCTCCCTTGGCCATGGCTGCGGCTGCGTCTTCCGACCCTATCCAGGTCTGGGTACCCTGCCCGCATGGCGATTGTCTCTTCCAGCTCCGGTCGCAAGCCACCACGCCGCCCTGAAGCGCTAGTGGACCCTCAGCCGGCACCTGAAGAGGTGGTGAGTCGGCCGGAAGACAAGCTTCGGCCCCAGCGCCTGAACGACTACATCGGCCAGAGAGAGCTCAAGCAGGTGCTGGGCATTGCGGTGGAAGCGGCGCTTGGCCGCGGCGATGCCCTCGACCATGTGCTGCTCTATGGCCCGCCGGGTTTGGGCAAAACCACCATGGCCATGGTGTTGGCCGAAGAGATGGGGGTGCAGTGCAAGGTCACCAGTGCACCGGCCTTGGAACGCCCGCGCGACATCGTTGGGTTGTTGGTCAACCTTCAGCCCCGTGATCTGCTGTTCATTGACGAGATTCATCGCCTGAGCCGGGTGGCGGAGGAGCTGCTCTATCCGGCGATGGAAGACCGGCGCCTCGATCTCACCGTGGGCAAGGGCAGCACAGCACGAACCCGTTCCCTCGACTTGCCGCCCTTCACCCTTGTGGGGGCCACCACCCGCGCCGGATCGCTGAGCTCCCCGCTGCGGGACCGGTTCGGCCTGATCCAGCGGTTGGAGTTTTACGGCCAGGACGACCTGGAAGCGATCGTTGAGCGCACCGCCGGGTTGATCGGGGTCACCCTCACACCCCAGGCCCGCAGCAGCATTGCCGCCTCTTGCCGCGGTACGCCCAGGATTGC containing:
- a CDS encoding hercynine metabolism small protein; translation: MKSDERRQAIKRQREQLIQDLEAVYMAAFDRLGELEGEVGEVKAAQLTQMILNSKTAAIEPLEKEIEKPVITTPGEA
- the lysS gene encoding lysine--tRNA ligase, encoding MSELRDTRLEKAKTLEELGQGPYALTFSPSHRMAELQETHADLPKGEERDVSVSVAGRVMTRRVMGKLAFFTLADETGSIQLFLEKAGLEAQQEGWFKQITTLVDSGDWLGVSGTLRRTDRGELSVKVSDWRMLTKALQPLPDKWHGLADVEKRYRQRYLDLVVSPDSRETFRRRARLVSGIRRWLDQRDFLEIETPVLQSEPGGADARPFETHHNALDLPLTLRIATELHLKRLVVGGFERVYELGRIFRNEGVSTRHNPEFTSVEIYQAYSDYLGMMELTEQMVSAVCQEVCGMTTITYQGTEIDLAPPWRRATMHELVQDATGLDFNSFSSREEAAAAMTAKCMHAPELADSVGRLLNEAFEQAVETTLIQPTFVTDYPVEISPLARPHRSKPGLVERFELFIVGREHANAFSELTDPVDQRQRLEAQQARKAAGDLEAQGLDEDFVTALEVGMPPTGGLGIGIDRLVMLLTDSPSIRDVIAFPLLRPESRKGEPPSVE
- a CDS encoding ABC transporter substrate-binding protein; this translates as MRLTRRDLLLGTAAMGLAACGPRTPQTRALELWTLQLAPKFNPYFADVLGAWGGVHPDAPVRWTDLPWGSVERKLLAAVFARTAPDVVNLNPPFAANLASKGGLADLTPLLPAAAAGRYLPSVWQACRDPDAGQIAVPWYLTVRLSLVNRALLDQAGIAAPPSRWEQVPAFARRIRERTGRYGLFLTTVPDDSAELLETLVQMGVTLLDSQRRAAFDSPAGFRAFRFWSDLYREGLLPREVVSQGQRRAIELFQSGDLALAATGAEFLRSIQTNAPGVAAVTEPHAPVTGADGTANVALMTLAVPRQSQRAQKAVDLALFLTNADQQARFAAEARVLPSSLEALARVRAELEDQAPATAEERQIRQARLLSASTLERARVLVPALPGIKRLQKIIYTQMQRAMLAQVSPEQALTAAASEWNRYARSRWPEGAGNS
- the ruvB gene encoding Holliday junction branch migration DNA helicase RuvB is translated as MAIVSSSSGRKPPRRPEALVDPQPAPEEVVSRPEDKLRPQRLNDYIGQRELKQVLGIAVEAALGRGDALDHVLLYGPPGLGKTTMAMVLAEEMGVQCKVTSAPALERPRDIVGLLVNLQPRDLLFIDEIHRLSRVAEELLYPAMEDRRLDLTVGKGSTARTRSLDLPPFTLVGATTRAGSLSSPLRDRFGLIQRLEFYGQDDLEAIVERTAGLIGVTLTPQARSSIAASCRGTPRIANRLLRRVRDVASVRGGRGGAIDQALVGEALSLHRVDHRGLDASDRRLLQLLIDHHGGGPVGLETLAAALGDDPVTLETVVEPFLLQQGLLMRTPRGRMVTDAARSHLAEAA
- a CDS encoding hercynine metabolism protein; translated protein: MSSWLEQLERELDARLSAFLRNNPVQEHLFSEQHLKDRAAALQRQRQQLQGEAKQQRQQLLRLAEDVRAWRSRVERARAAGAADLAGRAEQHLTSLMNQGRALWADLEDLGRRFNEVERQLQELQQQKQTPSPSTLEKDWALFEAEQELEQLRRNAGLS
- the smpB gene encoding SsrA-binding protein SmpB, with protein sequence MAKGGAKKAAAAAARAAANRMLADNRQARHQYEILETLETGIELVGTEVKSIRNGKANLRDGFCLIRNGELQLHNVHISPHTHAGSYFNHDPLRTRKLLAHRREIDKLRGLVDQKGLTLIPLNIHLKGSWIKLTIGLGKGRKLHDKRAAEKEKQSKKDVKAAMERY